The following proteins are encoded in a genomic region of Pseudomonas sp. Os17:
- a CDS encoding class I adenylate-forming enzyme family protein, whose product MNIAHWLLDAAQRWPQRPALFEGRRQVADYQGFAARVRARALHLRHDHSIAAGDRVALLMKNSCDYLELLYAIWWSGAVAVPVNSKLHPREAAWIVGNAGARLIFTDGGRTFELQDLPADCRELPGEVMPAPAGAPDGELREPWPCADDELAWLFYTSGTTGRSKGVMLSHGNLIAMSLCYPLDVDPVQAGDALVYAAPMSHGAGLYNFIHVRCGARHVVPESRGFDAPELFGLAQELGQVSLFAAPTMVKRMVEQARQQGYDGTGIKTIVYGGAPMYRADLAQALDTFGPRLVQIYGQGECPMSISALSRELIAERQHPDWPALAASVGRPHACVEVRILDPRGQPLPAGEPGEIAVRGAPVMHGYWDNPAATRATLVEGWLLTGDIGFLDSRGFLTLTDRSKDVIISGGSNIYPREVEEVLMQHPQVFEVCVVGQADAEWGESVVAFVVARDPDGLDPQVLNQWFVTRMASFKKPRKYLFCAELPKNSYGKILKTRLRQWLQDPTGAVTDR is encoded by the coding sequence ATGAACATCGCCCATTGGCTGCTGGACGCGGCCCAACGCTGGCCGCAGCGCCCGGCGCTGTTCGAGGGCCGCCGCCAGGTGGCCGACTACCAGGGGTTTGCCGCGCGGGTCCGGGCCCGCGCCCTGCACCTGCGGCACGACCACAGCATCGCCGCCGGGGACCGGGTGGCCTTGCTGATGAAGAACAGCTGCGACTACCTGGAACTGCTCTACGCCATCTGGTGGAGCGGGGCGGTGGCGGTGCCGGTCAACAGCAAGCTGCATCCGCGGGAGGCGGCCTGGATCGTCGGCAATGCCGGGGCCAGGTTGATCTTCACCGACGGCGGCCGGACCTTCGAGCTGCAGGATCTGCCCGCCGATTGCCGCGAGCTGCCCGGCGAAGTCATGCCGGCGCCGGCGGGCGCCCCGGACGGCGAACTGCGCGAGCCCTGGCCGTGCGCCGATGACGAGCTGGCCTGGCTGTTCTACACCTCGGGCACCACCGGCCGTTCCAAGGGGGTGATGCTGTCCCACGGCAACCTGATCGCCATGTCGCTGTGCTACCCGCTGGATGTCGATCCGGTGCAGGCCGGCGATGCGCTGGTCTATGCCGCGCCGATGTCCCACGGTGCCGGGCTGTACAACTTCATTCACGTGCGCTGTGGTGCCCGGCACGTGGTGCCGGAGTCCCGGGGGTTCGATGCGCCAGAGCTGTTCGGGCTGGCGCAGGAACTGGGGCAGGTCAGCCTGTTTGCCGCGCCGACCATGGTCAAGCGCATGGTCGAGCAGGCCCGGCAGCAAGGCTATGACGGCACGGGCATCAAGACCATCGTCTACGGCGGGGCACCGATGTACCGGGCGGACCTGGCCCAGGCCCTGGACACCTTCGGCCCGCGGCTGGTGCAGATCTACGGCCAGGGCGAGTGCCCGATGAGCATCAGCGCGCTGTCCCGGGAGCTGATCGCCGAGCGCCAGCACCCGGACTGGCCGGCGCTGGCGGCGTCGGTGGGGCGCCCGCATGCCTGTGTCGAAGTGCGCATCCTCGATCCCCGGGGACAGCCCCTGCCGGCCGGCGAGCCCGGGGAAATCGCCGTGCGCGGCGCCCCGGTGATGCACGGCTACTGGGACAACCCGGCCGCTACCCGGGCGACCCTGGTGGAGGGCTGGTTGCTCACCGGCGATATCGGTTTCCTCGACAGCCGCGGCTTCCTGACCCTGACCGACCGCTCCAAGGACGTGATCATTTCCGGCGGCAGCAACATCTACCCGAGGGAGGTGGAGGAGGTGCTGATGCAGCATCCCCAGGTGTTCGAGGTGTGCGTGGTGGGCCAGGCGGATGCCGAATGGGGCGAGTCGGTGGTGGCCTTCGTGGTCGCGCGCGACCCCGACGGCCTGGACCCGCAGGTGCTCAACCAGTGGTTCGTGACGCGCATGGCGTCGTTCAAGAAACCGCGCAAATACCTGTTTTGCGCCGAGCTGCCGAAGAACAGCTACGGCAAGATTCTCAAGACCCGCTTGCGTCAGTGGCTGCAGGACCCGACCGGGGCCGTTACCGACCGCTGA
- a CDS encoding acetyl-CoA acetyltransferase: MNHASVSIVAAAHTSFGRLQGLTLEDLIVQVTREALADAAIDAAEIDALFLGHFNAGLVPDGFPASLMLQADPQLRFKPATRCENACASGSAAILAGVNAIRSGAAELVLVVGAEKMTSNSTAEVTQALAGAGYQNDPAEAGLSFAQLFARVAQQYTERYHSPLASMAAIAVKNHSNAMANPLAQMHRAMDFEHCNQVSQSNPLIAPSLRLTDCSLISDGAAAIVLASPQRARLFRREVAIRALSQVNDLLPMASRDILAFDGPQRAIHGALREAGVSLGDMSFAEVHDCFTIAELLIYEAMGLAPKGEGHRALDEGIVRHGGRLPVNLSGGLKAKGHPVGATGVSMHALGFRQLIGEPIGLGVPRAEFGLLFNMGGMAVANYATVLQALRA; the protein is encoded by the coding sequence ATGAATCATGCTTCCGTATCCATCGTCGCTGCCGCCCACACATCGTTCGGTCGTCTCCAGGGGCTGACCCTGGAGGACCTGATCGTCCAGGTCACCCGCGAGGCCCTGGCGGATGCCGCGATCGATGCCGCCGAGATCGATGCACTGTTTCTCGGGCATTTCAACGCAGGCCTGGTGCCGGACGGTTTTCCCGCCTCGCTGATGCTCCAGGCCGACCCGCAATTGCGCTTCAAACCGGCCACCCGTTGCGAAAATGCCTGCGCCTCGGGCTCGGCGGCGATCCTCGCGGGGGTCAATGCGATCCGCAGTGGCGCCGCTGAACTGGTGCTGGTGGTGGGCGCGGAAAAGATGACCAGCAACTCCACCGCCGAGGTCACCCAAGCCCTGGCTGGTGCCGGTTACCAGAACGATCCCGCGGAAGCCGGCCTGAGCTTTGCGCAGCTGTTTGCCCGGGTCGCCCAGCAGTACACCGAGCGCTACCACAGCCCGCTGGCCTCGATGGCGGCGATCGCGGTGAAGAACCACAGCAATGCCATGGCCAACCCGCTGGCGCAGATGCACCGAGCGATGGACTTCGAGCATTGCAACCAGGTGTCCCAGAGCAATCCGCTGATCGCGCCGTCCTTGCGCCTCACCGACTGCTCGCTGATCAGTGACGGCGCGGCGGCGATTGTCCTGGCTTCGCCGCAGCGCGCGCGTTTGTTCCGGCGCGAAGTGGCGATCCGCGCCCTGAGCCAGGTCAATGACCTGCTGCCGATGGCCAGTCGCGACATCCTGGCCTTTGACGGTCCGCAGCGGGCCATCCACGGCGCCTTGCGCGAGGCCGGGGTCAGCCTGGGAGACATGAGCTTTGCCGAGGTCCACGACTGCTTCACCATCGCCGAGCTGCTGATCTATGAAGCCATGGGCCTGGCGCCCAAGGGCGAAGGCCATCGGGCCCTGGACGAGGGCATCGTGCGCCACGGCGGCCGTTTGCCGGTCAACCTGTCCGGCGGGCTCAAGGCCAAGGGCCACCCGGTGGGGGCCACCGGCGTGTCGATGCATGCCCTGGGCTTTCGCCAATTGATCGGCGAGCCGATTGGCCTGGGCGTGCCCCGGGCCGAGTTCGGCCTGTTGTTCAACATGGGCGGGATGGCCGTGGCCAACTACGCCACGGTCCTGCAAGCGCTCAGGGCCTGA
- a CDS encoding LuxR C-terminal-related transcriptional regulator, translating to MTVYAQQLQDLERLAFQVSPAPQLITGHRRMLDCNQAFLRLFGYEREQLLDHLTLLLYPSQADYQSIGERSEHWLRNGQGASYTDERFMQHRNGEVFWARAHGFSLTPDDPFGLMIWHFERLDRQLAPTVRLTPREREISLHIVNGLTCKEVARKLAISHRTVEVHRARLMKKLQAKNSAELVSKIIYIS from the coding sequence ATGACCGTATATGCCCAGCAGCTCCAGGACCTAGAGCGCCTGGCCTTCCAGGTTTCCCCCGCACCGCAGTTGATCACCGGGCATCGGCGCATGCTCGACTGCAACCAGGCATTCCTGCGCCTGTTCGGCTATGAGCGCGAACAGTTGCTCGATCACCTGACCCTGTTGCTGTACCCGTCCCAGGCCGACTACCAGAGCATTGGCGAGCGCAGCGAACACTGGCTGCGCAACGGCCAGGGCGCGTCCTACACGGACGAACGCTTTATGCAGCACCGCAACGGCGAAGTGTTCTGGGCCCGGGCCCATGGTTTTTCCCTGACCCCGGACGACCCGTTCGGGCTGATGATCTGGCACTTCGAACGCCTGGACCGGCAGCTGGCGCCCACCGTGCGCCTGACCCCACGCGAGCGCGAGATCTCGCTGCACATCGTCAACGGCCTGACCTGCAAGGAAGTGGCGCGCAAACTGGCGATTTCCCACCGCACGGTGGAGGTGCACCGCGCCCGCCTGATGAAGAAGCTGCAGGCCAAGAACAGCGCCGAGCTGGTGTCGAAGATCATCTACATCAGCTAG
- a CDS encoding cyclase family protein, with protein MCGIDNDKHHPNTRQLLEGLPKNWGKWGPDDEVGALNYLQQAEVLRGVAAVRQGKTFTLQVQIGHPGGDPMWPARNPSMRFNTLDRSHYQAGKQPSMTGGAEYCDDVIFMQLQGSTQYDALGHAWYDNQLWNGYDASSTVGGMAKASVLPIAERGVVGRAVLIDMARHRGKKYLGRGETFNHLDLLAAAKAQGVAIEKRDILIIRTGSMGAFYEYGKTEFFKDLVEPGLTYSRELVDWFNQMEIPNLVTDTIANEVITDPVSGVQIPLHCALMRNLGIAFTEIVLLEDLAEDCAADGQWTFLYTAAPLKIVGGSGAPVNPIVIK; from the coding sequence ATGTGTGGGATCGATAACGACAAGCACCACCCCAATACCCGGCAGCTGCTTGAAGGCCTGCCAAAGAACTGGGGCAAATGGGGGCCGGACGACGAGGTTGGCGCCCTCAACTACCTGCAACAGGCCGAGGTGCTGCGCGGTGTCGCCGCGGTGCGCCAGGGCAAGACCTTCACCCTGCAGGTGCAGATCGGCCACCCCGGCGGTGACCCGATGTGGCCGGCGCGCAACCCTTCGATGCGCTTCAATACCCTGGACCGCAGCCACTATCAGGCCGGCAAGCAGCCGTCGATGACCGGCGGTGCCGAGTACTGCGACGACGTGATCTTCATGCAGTTGCAGGGCTCGACCCAGTACGACGCCCTGGGCCACGCCTGGTACGACAACCAGCTGTGGAACGGCTACGACGCCAGCAGCACCGTCGGCGGCATGGCCAAGGCCAGCGTGCTGCCGATTGCCGAGCGCGGCGTGGTGGGCCGCGCGGTGCTGATCGACATGGCCCGGCATCGCGGCAAGAAGTACCTGGGCCGCGGCGAGACCTTCAATCACCTGGACCTGCTGGCCGCCGCCAAGGCCCAGGGCGTGGCCATCGAGAAACGCGACATCCTGATCATCCGCACCGGCTCCATGGGCGCCTTCTACGAGTACGGCAAGACCGAGTTCTTCAAGGATCTGGTGGAGCCCGGGCTGACCTACAGCCGCGAACTGGTGGACTGGTTCAACCAGATGGAGATCCCCAACCTGGTCACCGACACCATCGCTAACGAAGTGATCACCGACCCGGTGTCCGGGGTGCAGATCCCGCTGCACTGCGCGCTGATGCGCAACCTGGGGATCGCCTTCACCGAGATCGTGCTGCTCGAAGACCTGGCCGAGGATTGCGCCGCCGACGGCCAGTGGACCTTCCTCTACACCGCTGCGCCGTTGAAGATCGTCGGCGGCAGCGGGGCACCGGTTAACCCCATCGTCATCAAGTAG
- a CDS encoding SDR family oxidoreductase, with product MRLANKTAIVTGAGSGFGEGIAKTFAQQGANVIVADMNPDGGQRVVDEIRAAGGQAHFIEVNVAQDASVGALLRNTLEQYGGLDIVVNNAGTTHRNRPMLEVDEAEFDRVFAVNVKSIFLSAKHFVPHFRGQGGGVFINIASTAAIRPRPGLVWYNGSKGAVVVMSKTMAAELGPDNIRVNCVNPVVGATALLSEFMGVPDTPENRQKFMATIPLGRFSTPQDVANACLYLASDEAAFITGTCLEVDGGRCV from the coding sequence ATGCGTCTAGCCAACAAGACTGCCATCGTCACCGGCGCCGGTTCCGGCTTTGGTGAAGGCATCGCCAAAACCTTCGCCCAGCAGGGCGCCAACGTCATCGTCGCCGACATGAACCCCGACGGCGGCCAGCGGGTGGTGGACGAGATCCGCGCCGCCGGCGGCCAGGCTCACTTCATCGAGGTCAACGTGGCCCAGGACGCCAGCGTTGGCGCCTTGCTGCGCAACACCCTGGAGCAATACGGCGGCCTGGACATCGTGGTCAACAACGCCGGCACCACCCACCGCAACCGGCCGATGCTGGAAGTCGACGAGGCCGAGTTCGACCGGGTGTTCGCGGTCAACGTGAAAAGCATCTTCCTCAGCGCCAAGCACTTCGTGCCGCATTTTCGCGGCCAGGGCGGCGGGGTGTTCATCAACATTGCCTCCACCGCGGCGATCCGGCCGCGCCCGGGGTTGGTCTGGTACAACGGCAGCAAGGGCGCGGTGGTGGTGATGAGCAAGACCATGGCCGCCGAGCTCGGGCCGGACAACATCCGCGTCAACTGCGTCAACCCGGTGGTCGGCGCCACGGCGCTGCTCAGTGAGTTCATGGGGGTGCCGGACACCCCGGAAAACCGCCAGAAATTCATGGCCACCATTCCCCTGGGGCGCTTCTCCACCCCCCAGGACGTGGCCAACGCCTGCTTGTACCTGGCCTCCGACGAAGCGGCATTCATCACCGGCACCTGCCTGGAAGTGGATGGTGGACGTTGCGTCTGA
- a CDS encoding aldehyde dehydrogenase family protein: MSLEHYIDNQWQASSWAEDIPVLDPSTGIAYACIARGTAEDIDLAVQAAQRALGDNFDGPWGGLSALERGRLLARLGQAVLEHHEELAQIEARDTGKALKVARADATALARYFEYYAGAADKLHGDTLPYQAGYTVLTVREPHGVTGHIIPWNYPMQIFGRSVGAALSAGNACVVKPAEDASLSLLRLAELAAQVGFPAGTINVVSGYGHEAGAALCAHPGIAHISFTGSTGTGARVAKAAAERHCPVTLELGGKSPQIVFADADVERALPVLINAIVQNCGQTCSAGSRLLVQRSLYEPLLERLAQCFGQLRAGPSELDLDMGPLINQKQLRQVQAFVREAEAAGIPVAARGQVVAEAGSGGYFHEAVLFRDVPPDSRLAREEVFGPVLAVMPFEDEAEAIRLANDSAFGLVAGVWTRDGARQLRMAHKLRCGQVFINNYGAGGGVELPFGGVKASGYGREKGFEALLGFTTLKTIAIRHD, encoded by the coding sequence ATGAGCCTCGAACACTACATCGACAACCAATGGCAAGCCTCGTCCTGGGCCGAGGACATTCCGGTACTCGACCCCAGCACCGGCATCGCTTACGCGTGCATCGCCCGCGGCACCGCCGAGGACATCGACCTGGCGGTGCAGGCCGCGCAACGGGCCCTGGGCGACAACTTCGACGGGCCTTGGGGCGGCCTGTCGGCCCTGGAGCGCGGGCGCTTGCTGGCGCGCCTGGGCCAGGCGGTGCTGGAGCACCACGAAGAGCTGGCGCAGATCGAGGCCCGGGACACCGGCAAGGCGCTGAAGGTGGCCCGGGCCGACGCCACGGCCCTGGCGCGCTACTTCGAGTATTACGCCGGAGCCGCCGACAAGCTGCACGGCGACACCTTGCCCTATCAGGCCGGCTACACCGTGCTCACGGTGCGCGAGCCCCATGGCGTCACCGGGCACATCATTCCCTGGAACTACCCGATGCAGATCTTCGGCCGCAGCGTCGGCGCCGCCCTGTCGGCGGGCAACGCCTGCGTGGTCAAGCCTGCTGAGGACGCCAGCCTGTCGCTGTTGCGCCTGGCGGAACTGGCGGCCCAGGTCGGCTTCCCCGCGGGCACGATCAACGTGGTCAGCGGCTATGGCCACGAAGCCGGCGCGGCGTTGTGCGCTCATCCCGGCATTGCGCATATCTCCTTTACCGGTTCCACCGGCACCGGCGCCCGGGTGGCCAAGGCGGCGGCCGAACGGCATTGCCCGGTGACCCTGGAACTGGGGGGCAAGTCGCCGCAGATCGTCTTCGCCGACGCCGATGTGGAGCGCGCGCTGCCGGTGCTGATCAACGCCATCGTGCAGAACTGCGGGCAGACCTGTTCCGCCGGCAGCCGCCTGCTGGTGCAACGCAGCCTCTATGAACCGCTGCTGGAACGCCTGGCCCAGTGCTTTGGCCAACTGCGCGCCGGGCCCTCGGAGCTGGATCTGGACATGGGCCCGCTGATCAATCAGAAGCAGCTGCGCCAGGTCCAGGCGTTTGTCCGCGAAGCCGAGGCCGCCGGCATCCCGGTGGCGGCGCGCGGGCAGGTGGTGGCCGAGGCCGGCAGCGGCGGCTACTTCCACGAGGCGGTGCTGTTTCGCGATGTGCCGCCAGATAGCCGGCTGGCCCGGGAGGAGGTGTTCGGCCCGGTGCTGGCGGTGATGCCCTTCGAAGACGAGGCCGAAGCCATTCGCCTGGCCAACGACAGCGCCTTCGGCCTGGTGGCCGGGGTCTGGACCCGGGACGGCGCGCGGCAGTTGCGCATGGCCCACAAGCTGCGCTGCGGCCAGGTGTTCATCAACAACTACGGCGCCGGCGGCGGCGTCGAACTGCCCTTTGGCGGGGTCAAGGCCAGTGGGTATGGCCGGGAGAAGGGCTTCGAGGCACTGCTGGGTTTCACCACCTTGAAGACCATCGCCATTCGTCACGACTGA
- a CDS encoding tartrate dehydrogenase, protein MSRINPAVKPPHRIAVIAGDGIGREVVPEGLRVLEAVSRRFGIALQFDHFNWCSEHYQAHGSMMPEDWAEQIGDHEAIFFGAVGAPDIVPDHIAVWDSLLKIRRQFDQYVNIRPVRLMPGVPCPLAGRVPGDIDFIVVRENTEGEYSSVGGRMWEGTPREIALQESVFSRHGVDRVVKYAFELASRRPRRNLVAATKSNGIAITMPFWDERVEALAKAYPEVDTRKFHIDILCAHFVQHPDWFDVVVASNLFGDILSDLGPACTGTIGIAPSANLNPERLYPSLFEPVHGSAPDIAGLGVANPIGQIWSAALMIEHLGQGDELYQRAAAAIVQSIETVLAEGPRTREMGGNASTVEVGRAIAECLAGNRS, encoded by the coding sequence GAAGGCTTGCGCGTGCTGGAAGCCGTCAGCCGGCGCTTCGGCATCGCCTTGCAGTTCGATCATTTCAACTGGTGCAGCGAGCACTACCAGGCCCACGGCAGCATGATGCCCGAGGACTGGGCCGAGCAGATCGGCGACCACGAGGCGATCTTCTTCGGCGCCGTGGGCGCGCCGGACATCGTCCCCGACCACATTGCGGTGTGGGATTCATTGCTGAAGATCCGCCGCCAGTTCGACCAGTACGTGAATATCCGCCCGGTGCGGCTGATGCCCGGGGTGCCGTGCCCGCTGGCCGGGCGCGTGCCGGGGGACATCGATTTCATCGTGGTCCGGGAAAACACCGAGGGCGAGTATTCCAGCGTCGGCGGCCGCATGTGGGAGGGCACCCCGCGGGAGATAGCCCTGCAGGAGTCGGTGTTCTCCCGCCACGGCGTCGACCGGGTGGTGAAGTACGCCTTCGAGCTGGCCAGCCGCCGGCCCCGGCGCAACCTGGTGGCGGCCACCAAGTCCAATGGCATCGCCATCACAATGCCGTTCTGGGACGAGCGAGTGGAGGCGCTGGCCAAGGCCTACCCCGAGGTCGACACGCGCAAGTTCCACATCGACATCCTCTGCGCGCACTTCGTCCAGCACCCGGACTGGTTCGATGTGGTGGTGGCCTCCAACCTGTTCGGCGACATCCTTTCCGACCTCGGCCCGGCCTGCACCGGCACCATCGGCATCGCGCCCTCGGCCAATCTCAACCCGGAGCGCCTGTACCCCTCGCTGTTCGAGCCGGTGCATGGCTCGGCGCCGGACATCGCCGGCCTTGGGGTGGCCAACCCGATCGGCCAGATCTGGTCGGCGGCGCTGATGATCGAGCACCTGGGGCAGGGCGATGAGCTTTACCAGCGAGCCGCGGCGGCGATTGTCCAGAGCATCGAGACGGTGCTCGCCGAAGGCCCGCGCACCCGGGAAATGGGTGGCAACGCCAGCACCGTGGAAGTCGGGCGGGCGATTGCCGAGTGTCTGGCTGGCAACAGGAGCTGA